The window AATCCGGCACCGTCACTGGCCGCACGTTTCGCCTTCAAAGAGGCCACATTCAAAGCACTGTCACCATTGGGCCAGAAGATTTATTACCGCCAGGTACAAATAGTCAACAGTCCCTCCGGGGCGCCTGAGGCAGAATTTCTGTCGGAGGAACTGAATCGCAAATTCAAACTAAAGGTAACATTGTCACATTCCCGTCATGACGCCATCGCGATAGTATTGGCGATCAGGCTCTGATCACTTGTCGGCATACATCTCGATGATCTCTTCCATCTTCTTGCCGAGGATATCATACTTCCTGCCGATTTTTATGAAAGCTTCTACCGCCTGGTCGAGATGATTCTTTTCATGCGCGGCCGAAAGCTGTACCCGGATTCGAGCCTGCCCACGGGGTACCACCGGGAATGAGAAGCCGATCACATATATCCCTTCGGCAAACATATCGGAAGCCATGTTCTTGGCCAGACGGGCCTCGCCCAGCATAATCGGAACAATCGGATGAACACC of the Candidatus Zixiibacteriota bacterium genome contains:
- a CDS encoding 4'-phosphopantetheinyl transferase superfamily protein, whose amino-acid sequence is NPAPSLAARFAFKEATFKALSPLGQKIYYRQVQIVNSPSGAPEAEFLSEELNRKFKLKVTLSHSRHDAIAIVLAIRL